The following DNA comes from Sphingorhabdus sp. M41.
TGAAATAATCTTCGACTTCGTCAACCACTTCAACGACCCGCCACAGACGCAAGTCACCGGTATTGACGTCAAACTTCGCGCGAATGTCATTTTCTGCACCGTAGCGAGCGCGCGCAGCCTTCTGAATTGCTTCCTCCAGCGCTTCGATCACAATCGCCTTGTCGATCATTTTTTCGGTCGCAACCGCAGTCGCGATAGCAAGCAACTCGGCTTTATTGGCTGAAATAGCACTGCCCATGATTAGTCTTCCTGTTCTTCTAAAGTCTGTTCTTCAATTTCATCCGCACCTGCCGTCGAAACCGGTACGGTTGCAGCGATCAGGGCGTCGGTCAGAATCAATTTCGCGCTATGGACATTTGCCAAGGGCGTCTCCTGACTTCCCGTCTCGCGATCGTCAATCTTTATTATATCGCCGTCGATACCTTCAAGCAGGCCGCGAAGCTGTTTCTTGCCAGCCACCGCCTCAATCAGACTGATCCGCGCTTCATAGCCGGCCCAATTTTCATAATCACCAGCTCGCGTGAGCGGCCGATCGATACCCGGAGAGCTGACTTCCAACCGATAGGCATAGTCAATCGGGTCGCGGCCTTCTTCTTCCATAATATCGAATTTTGCCGAAATCCGGCGCGACAAGGCGGCGCAATCATCAATACCCAGCTGCCCGGTTTCCGGACGCTCGGCCATGATCTGGAGAGTGGGTTCCTCCGCGCCGGACACGAACTGCACCCGCACCAGATCAAAGCCCAAAGCATCTGCTTCCGGCTTAATCAGATCTGTCAGTGTCGCTATATCAGTCAAATAAATTCCATTTCCGTATGCAAAAGCCTTGGTTGCCGGCCCCCGTCTGGCGCCAGCCCCTTCAAATCTCACAATGTTGGGATGACTGCTATTTAGGGACAGATTCTTGATATTGCAACGCCTGATTCAAACGGCCACGACATTATAAACGAGCAGCGCCAGATAAGTGACCAGCAATATACCGCCTTCGATGCGCGTTATCCTTCGTCCCGTTGCTGCAAAAATCAACAGCAAGACCGAAGCGACGATCAACACAGGTAGACCGAAATTGGTAATTTCATGCGGAATCGTGCCCGGAGCAATGACCGCAGTAACCCCGCCAATCAGCAGCAGATTGAAGATATTGGAACCCAGCACATTGCCCAGCGCGACCGCGCTTGCGCCTTTGTAGGCAGCAATCACAGAGGTCACGAGTTCCGGTAGCGACGTCCCGATAGCGATGACCGTCAAACCGATCACGGCCTCGCTCATGCCAACCAGGCGAGCGAGATCAACCGCACCCTCGACCAGCCAGCGGCCGCCCAGCACGATCAGGACGATTCCGAAAAGCAGCACCAAGATCGACCGCCAGAGCGGTTGTACGTCATGCAAATGCGTGTCCGAAATTTCCAGCGCCTCGGCCTTTTCATGCAAGGCGCTTGCGCCGGCAGGCTGCGTTTGCTCCGCCCGATATGCGTAGCCCAGATAGCCGACCAAAAGCATCAGAAACACGACGCCGATAGCAACGGTGATACCCGTGGTGATGGCGACCAGCCATAAAAATACCGTTGCCACCAATGCCAGCCCGCCATCGCGCCACAATGGCCCTCTCGGGACGACGACTGGCAAAATCAGGGAGGCTGTGCCGAGGATGAGCAGGCTGTTGGCGAGATTGGAACCGACAATATTTCCCCAGGCAATGCCTGGAGAGCCGGCGCGCGCCGCTTCGACGCTGGCTACTAGTTCCGGTGCCGATGTACCAAAACCGACGATCGTCAAGCCGATCAACAGCTCCGACATCCCCGCTCGTTCCGCCACACGAACAGCGCCGCGGACGAGCAACTCGCCGCCAACGATCAATATGACAAAACCTGCGAGGAGCAGAAGAAGCGGAATCAGCATGCGATATCCGCCACAGCAAGGACGCAGTCATCGAGACATATCATCTCAATGACTGCGCAACTCCGCGACAAGCGCGGAGTACGGCAGATTCTAGCCATTGCGCTTACCAAGCAGCTTCAGCCGAAGCGCGTTGAGCTTAATGAAGCCCTCTGCGTCTTTCTGGTCATAGGCTCCGGCATCATCCTCAAATGTAACAACTTTTTCGCTGTAAAGGCTGTCCGGCGACTTCCGTCCGACAACGCTTACCGATCCCTTGTAGAGCTTCAGCCGGACCGTGCCATTGACCCGCGCCTGACTGTGATCGATCGCCGCCTGCAGCATCTCGCGCTCCGGCGAGAACCAGAAACCGTTATAAACCAGTTCCGCATAGCGAGGTGCCAGCTCATCCTTCAGATGCGCCGCGCCGCGATCGAGCGTCAACTGCTCGATCCCGCGATGCGCTGCATGATAGATGGTCCCACCGGGCGTTTCGTACATGCCGCGCGATTTCATGCCGATATAGCGGTTCTCGACCAGATCCAGCCGGCCAATGCCGTGCTCGCGACCATAATCGTTGAGCTTCTCGAGCAAAGTCGCGGGGCTCATTGCTTCGCCGTTGATTGCGACGCCATCACCACGCTCGAAATCGACCGTGATATATTCGGGCGTATCGGGCGCGTCTTCGGGATTATTGGTCCGCGAATAAACATAGTCGGGCACTTCTTCCCACGGATCTTCGAGCACCTTGCCTTCAGACGAGGTGTGCAACATGTTGGCATCGCACGAGAATGGCGATTCTCCGCGCTTGTCCTTGGGGATCGGAATCTGGTGCTTTTCGGCAAATTCGATCAGCCGGGTGCGGCTGGTCAGGTCCCATTCCCGCCATGGGGCAATCACTTTCACGTCTGGATCAAGGCCATAATAACCAAGTTCAAAACGGATCTGGTCATTGCCCTTGCCGGTGGCACCATGGGCCACGGCATCGGCGCCGGTCAGCTTGGCAATCTCGATCTGCCGCTTCGAAATCAGCGGCCGCGCGATCGAGGTGCCGAGCAGATAGAGGCCCTCATAAAGCGCGTTGGCGCGCATCATCGGGAAAACGAAATCCTTGACGAATTCTTCGCGCAGATCGTCGATAAAAATATGTTCCGGTTTAACCCCGAGTGTTTCGGCTACGCGGCGTGCGGGACCCAATTCTTCGCCCTGCCCCAGATCAGCGGTAAAAGTCACCACTTCGCACTGATATTCCTGCTGCAACCATTTCAGAATAACGCTGGTGTCAAGGCCTCCGGAGAAGGCCAGAACTACGCGTTTTACGGAATCGCTCATTTTATCGTCTTTCAAAGAATGAAGCCCAGATTAGACTGGTCGCCTATCAGGCTCCAATTTACCGCGCAATATGATATGTCGGGACTGTTGGGAGAGTCTCATGACAACAAAGGAACTGAAAACCAAACCGACAGAAGCAGATGTGACTGCTTTCATCGAGAGTGCCGAGCCGGAGCGTCGAAAGGCCGAGGCCTATCAACTTATTGATCTGTTTCGCAAAATCACGAGCGAAGAACCCAGAATGTGGGGGCCAAGCATCATCGGCTTCGGCAGCTATTACTATAAATATGAAAGCGGACGCGAGGGCACCATGTGCCGGGCCGGTTTCTCACCGCGCAAGTCAAAGCTGTCCCTCTATCTGATGGGGGCATATTGCACACCGGAAGCGCAGGCAGAGCAGCAGCGGTTATTCGGGTTGCTCGGGAAGCACAGCGTCGGCAAGTCCTGCCTCTATATCAACCGCCTCGAACAGGTCGATCAGTCGGTGCTGGAGCAGCTTATCCGCAACAACTGGGACTTGATGAATCAACGCTATCCGGAATAGCCGCGATTCTCCAACCTCCCGTCCATGACTTGGCGTCAGTCCGTCAAATTCTTCTCCGTCTCGCCAATATAATTGCGCGTCAGCGGCAAAGTCCGTCTGCTGCGGCTGAACTGGATCTGATAATTGCACATCCCGCCATTTTCGAACGCTGCCGTCGCTCCAGCCAGATAGAATATCCACATCCGGTAGAAGCGTTCATCGTAAAGCGCGATGATCTTCTCGCGGTTGTGCACCGTGCGTTTGTACCAGACGCGCAGAGTGAAGGCATAATGTAGCCGGAGGGTTTCGACATCGGTCGCGATCAGACGGAATGGCTCGCTGGCCTCCAGTGTCTCGCTCAAAGCCGGTATATAACCGCCGGGAAAGATATATTTGCGGGTGAAGGCATCGGTGGTCCCGGGCCCGCCCATCCGTCCAATCGTGTGCAGCAGCATCACGCCGTCGTCGGTCATCAGATTCGCACAGCAGCGGAAGAACGTCCGGAACTGTGGCGTACCGACATGTTCGAACATACCGACAGAAACAATCCGGTCAAAAGCCCCCGCGTCCCGCTGGGCAAGATCGCGATAGTCGATCAGCTCGAACTTGACCTTGTCTGACACACCTTCCTTCTCGGCCCGCTCCCGCGCCTTTTTAAGCTGCTCTTCGCTCAGCGTGATCCCGAGCACCTCGACGCCAGTCTTGCGGTGCAGGTAAAGCGCCATGCCGCCCCAGCCGCAGCCAATGTCGAGCACCCGCTGTCCGGACTTCAGGTCCAGTTTGGCGGCAATATGCGCCTTTTTGTCGGCCTGCGCCTGTTCCAGCGTCATATCCGGACCATGTTTTTGGAAGTCCCAGTAGGCACAGCTATATTGCAGGTCCTCGTCCAGGAACAGATCGTATAGATCATTGCCGATATCATAATGATGCGCGACATTGCTTTTCGATCGGCCCGGCAAGTTGATCCGGTCAAGACTACCCGCCACATGGTCTCGGAGCTTCTTGAAGGCACCGGGCTCTTTGAGCCTGCCGCCTCGCTCAAACGGCCGGTTGGCGCGCAGAAGCTGCACCAGCTCCATGATGCCGCCCCGTTCCACGATCAGCCGACCATCCATGAACGTCTCGGCCGCACCGAGACGCGGATCCAGCAGAATCTGCCGTATCACTCCCTTGTCGGCAAGCCGGATAGCGACGTCGGGATAGCCTTCTGCTGCAGTCCCGAAGCTTTCGATCGATCCATCGGAATGAGTGACTCGTAGTGAACCTTTTTCAATCACATTTTGCAGAAATTTGCCCAATATTGACATATATTCACTCCTGATGAGGCGCCAAAGCCTTGATCAATCAGATACCCGCGTACCACTCATAATTGGCGACATCCTGCCAATAGCCACCTTTGCCTTCGCCGATTGCGGCCAATGAAGCGACCGCTTGAATCCCAGTCACATATTTTGCATGTTTATAGCCCAATTGACGCTCGACTCGGAGCCTCAGCGGCGCTCCATTTTCGATCGGCAAGGCCTCTCCGTTCAACCGATGAGCCAATATCGTCTGCGGATGGAAGCCGTCCAGCAAGTCTATGCTTTCATAATAAGGTCTGCCGCCCAACCTGTCGGCACAGTGAAAAACCAGAAACCGGGCACTGTCTTTCAGGCGCGCTATATCGAGCAGGAATTTTAGCGGCACTCCGGTCCATTGCCCGATAGCGCTCCAGCCCTCGACACAGTCGTGCCGGGTGATCTGGGTCCGCTGCGGCAGGGATCGCAGGGCGGCCAGACTGAATTGCTGCGGCTTCTCGAACAAACCGGTCAGCCGTAGCTGCCAGTCGGTAAAGCCCTGGGCCGCGCTGGCCGCATATTCTGGTGTTGCCGGATCACGGCTGCCATTGGCCCGGAAGCTCGGCGACAGATCGGCAATGTCATATTCACTGGCCAATTCCATTCGATCGCCCAAGGCGCGCTGCACGGCGAAATTGGCTGTTTCGGCGCTCGCCAGGACTTCCTGAAAAGCCGGATTCCGGTTCAGGGCATCGCAACCGGATAACAGCCCCCCTGCACCGATCGCGGCGCCGGTGATCAGCTTCCGCCGGGTGATGATGGTCATTGCCCTGCCCCCTTGTCCCGTCCGCCGGTCAGCATCGCTGTCGTTTGTCTTATCGGCCCCGAAAGCAGGACCATCACCATATGGATCAGAAAAAACAGCATCAGCAGAAAAGCGGTCAAAAAATGCACCGACCGGGCCGACTGGCGGCCTCCAAACAGATCGGTCAGAAACGGCCAATTGGCATCCATCGCCGGCGACATGGCGAGCCCGGTCACGATCATCAGCGGCAGCAGAATGAAAATCACCCCGATATAGCTCAATTTCTGGATGACATTATAATCCTGTGTCGACGATTGCCGGATCGTCGAAATCCGGGTGTGGTCACGCAAGGACCGCCAGATGTGAGATGGCCGCCACTCTGCTCGGCGCAAATGCAGGTCTTTCTGAATATGCCTGTTCCAAAGCGACCGTAGCATGAACAATGTCAAACCGAGGCTGAATATCCAGGCAAAGAAAAAATGCCAGCGCCGGCCGTCTGCCAGACTGTAGCTCGAGGGAATGGTTGCCCAGCCGGGAAAGGCCCATTTACGGGTTCTGCCTTCGCTGTCTTTCCAATTCCCCAGAAAACCGGTCGTCTCGATGCGCATTTCACCCAGACGCAGATAGCCGATGCGGTCTGACGAACCGACCGCCATCCAGGCATAGTCATCATTTGCACCATATTCGCCCCAGTAGAGCCGGGGATGAGCGTTGAAGATGGTCAGCCCACTCATCAACAGCACCAGCAGGCACAATGCATTGATCCAGTGCCAGAGACGGGTAGTCAGACGATGGCGGGGTTGATCGGGAATCAGGGCTTCCTTCGGCATATCGGTACTGTAACCGCTGGTTCGACATTGCCAAGCCTGCCGTTACACGAAAAACTGTTGCGCAGAGACAACACACCCCCGGTGATATCGACACTTGTCCATTCCTGACAGAGTCATGCAGTTGCCGTTCATCTTTGTAAAACTATATCAACTCACGACCGCTAAAGAAAACAACAAAGTGTAAATAACGTAGTGGTCAGTCTAGTTGTTAAACCAAGGATCAATAGAAATGAAAAATGTAACAATAGCGACTGCTATTGCAGTATCTGCGCTTGCGTCCCCCGTACTGGCTCAGAACAATACCGATTTTTCCGGAGTAAAGGCAACAGCAATCGCTGGCTATGACAATATCGATCTTGATATCGTCGGCGTCGATAATGTGGACGGATTCCTCTACGGCGGTTCGCTGGGCTATGATTTCCAGGCCGGCAATATTGTCTATGGCGTTGAACTGGAAGCCACCGAATCCACCGGTAAAATCTCCAACACAGCCGGGCGTATCGAAGTAGGTCGCGACCTTTATGCTGGTGGCCGGCTTGGCTATGTCGTCGGTGGGTCTACCTTGCTCTACACCAAGGCCGGTTACACCAACGCGCGCAGCTCATCCCCCGGACTGGGCGGCGCCAATGGTGACGGCGTCCGTGTCGGCGCCGGTGTCGAATTCAACCTCAGCGAAAAAGTCTTTGCCCGTGGCGAATATCGCTACAGCAACTATGAAGACGGTGTTTCGCGTAACCAGGGCCTCGTCGGTCTTGGCGTGAAATTCTAGTCCTCCAAGATTAGAACTAATGAAATTCTAGTCCTCCAAGATTAGAACTAAACAGAAGGGGCGGGTAGCGATACCCGCCCTTTTTTTGTCTTTCCAAACCTTCCAATTTTCTTCAAAATGTGAATTCATCATTGAAGGATGGGATATCATGAGCACCCACAAACAGGTTATCAAACTGCATCCTGATCCTCTGGCTGCCTACGCGATTTCGCCGGGATGGCAGGTAGGTGGCCTCCTGTTTCTTTCCGGCCAGGCTGCGATTGACGAGCAAGGTCAAGTGGTCGGCGCGGCTGATTTCGATGCTCAGCTACAGCAGGTTTTTATCAATATCGACCGCGTTTTGCACGCGGCGGGCAGCCGCCGCGACCAGATCGTCAAGGTGACCATCTATCTGACTGATATGGGAAATTTCCCGACGATCGTGCAAGCCCGAAAAATCTATTTTGAGTCCCCCTACCCGGCGGACACGATCGTGGAGGTCAAGGCATTGGCCTTGCCGGATCTGATGGTCGAGATCGACGTGATCGCCGTCGCCTAGCCCAGAGCGGCCTGTTTCTCTTCGGCCAGCCGGTCCAGTTCGGCACGACTTTTCTTTTCACTTGCCGATTTCAGCTGTCCGCAGGCCGCCATGATATCCCGGCCTCTCGGCGTCCGGATCGGCGCACTGATTCCCGCATCGAAAATAATCTTCGAGAAGGATTTTATCCGTTCGGGGGTCGAGCATTCATAGTCCGAACCGGGCCAGGGATTGAACGGGATCAGATTGACCTTGGCGGGCAAATCATAGTTGCGCAGCAGATTGACCAGCTCGCGGGCATCCTGATCGCTGTCATTCTTGTCCTTGAGCATCACATATTCAAAAGTGATCCGCCGGGCATTGTTGGCGCCCGGATAGTCCGCGCAGGCTTGCAGCAATTCCTCGATCGAATATTTGCGGTTGAGCGGGACGATCTCGTCTCTGGTTTCCTTGTTCACCGCATGCAGGGAAATCGCGAGATTGACATTGATCTCTGCCCCGGCCCGCGCGATCATCGGCACAACGCCGCTGGTCGATAACGTAATCCGGCGGCGCGATAGCGCAAGCCCGTCGCCGTCCATAACGATCTTCATCGCATCGCGCACATTATCAAAATTATACAAAGGCTCGCCCATGCCCATCAGCACGATATTGGTCAGCAGGCGTCCGTCGGACTTATAGGCCTGATTATA
Coding sequences within:
- a CDS encoding SAM-dependent methyltransferase, which codes for MSILGKFLQNVIEKGSLRVTHSDGSIESFGTAAEGYPDVAIRLADKGVIRQILLDPRLGAAETFMDGRLIVERGGIMELVQLLRANRPFERGGRLKEPGAFKKLRDHVAGSLDRINLPGRSKSNVAHHYDIGNDLYDLFLDEDLQYSCAYWDFQKHGPDMTLEQAQADKKAHIAAKLDLKSGQRVLDIGCGWGGMALYLHRKTGVEVLGITLSEEQLKKARERAEKEGVSDKVKFELIDYRDLAQRDAGAFDRIVSVGMFEHVGTPQFRTFFRCCANLMTDDGVMLLHTIGRMGGPGTTDAFTRKYIFPGGYIPALSETLEASEPFRLIATDVETLRLHYAFTLRVWYKRTVHNREKIIALYDERFYRMWIFYLAGATAAFENGGMCNYQIQFSRSRRTLPLTRNYIGETEKNLTD
- the rimP gene encoding ribosome maturation protein RimP, coding for MTDIATLTDLIKPEADALGFDLVRVQFVSGAEEPTLQIMAERPETGQLGIDDCAALSRRISAKFDIMEEEGRDPIDYAYRLEVSSPGIDRPLTRAGDYENWAGYEARISLIEAVAGKKQLRGLLEGIDGDIIKIDDRETGSQETPLANVHSAKLILTDALIAATVPVSTAGADEIEEQTLEEQED
- a CDS encoding calcium/sodium antiporter, translated to MLIPLLLLLAGFVILIVGGELLVRGAVRVAERAGMSELLIGLTIVGFGTSAPELVASVEAARAGSPGIAWGNIVGSNLANSLLILGTASLILPVVVPRGPLWRDGGLALVATVFLWLVAITTGITVAIGVVFLMLLVGYLGYAYRAEQTQPAGASALHEKAEALEISDTHLHDVQPLWRSILVLLFGIVLIVLGGRWLVEGAVDLARLVGMSEAVIGLTVIAIGTSLPELVTSVIAAYKGASAVALGNVLGSNIFNLLLIGGVTAVIAPGTIPHEITNFGLPVLIVASVLLLIFAATGRRITRIEGGILLVTYLALLVYNVVAV
- the rlmN gene encoding 23S rRNA (adenine(2503)-C(2))-methyltransferase RlmN is translated as MQIPGHIDPVPLPAKVTPRADGRVDLIGLSVAEIRSVLIDAGLEEKQGKLRSKQLFHWIYHRGINDFALMTDMSKSLRPWLAERFVIGRPEIVEAHLSEDGTRKWLLRSADAQDYEMVFIPDEDRGTLCISSQVGCTLNCRFCHTGTMRLVRNLTPGEIVGQVMLARDALGEWPKGVMDFSDEGEAENTKEYNQAYKSDGRLLTNIVLMGMGEPLYNFDNVRDAMKIVMDGDGLALSRRRITLSTSGVVPMIARAGAEINVNLAISLHAVNKETRDEIVPLNRKYSIEELLQACADYPGANNARRITFEYVMLKDKNDSDQDARELVNLLRNYDLPAKVNLIPFNPWPGSDYECSTPERIKSFSKIIFDAGISAPIRTPRGRDIMAACGQLKSASEKKSRAELDRLAEEKQAALG
- a CDS encoding outer membrane protein — translated: MKNVTIATAIAVSALASPVLAQNNTDFSGVKATAIAGYDNIDLDIVGVDNVDGFLYGGSLGYDFQAGNIVYGVELEATESTGKISNTAGRIEVGRDLYAGGRLGYVVGGSTLLYTKAGYTNARSSSPGLGGANGDGVRVGAGVEFNLSEKVFARGEYRYSNYEDGVSRNQGLVGLGVKF
- a CDS encoding molybdopterin-dependent oxidoreductase, which codes for MTIITRRKLITGAAIGAGGLLSGCDALNRNPAFQEVLASAETANFAVQRALGDRMELASEYDIADLSPSFRANGSRDPATPEYAASAAQGFTDWQLRLTGLFEKPQQFSLAALRSLPQRTQITRHDCVEGWSAIGQWTGVPLKFLLDIARLKDSARFLVFHCADRLGGRPYYESIDLLDGFHPQTILAHRLNGEALPIENGAPLRLRVERQLGYKHAKYVTGIQAVASLAAIGEGKGGYWQDVANYEWYAGI
- a CDS encoding RidA family protein, with amino-acid sequence MSTHKQVIKLHPDPLAAYAISPGWQVGGLLFLSGQAAIDEQGQVVGAADFDAQLQQVFINIDRVLHAAGSRRDQIVKVTIYLTDMGNFPTIVQARKIYFESPYPADTIVEVKALALPDLMVEIDVIAVA
- a CDS encoding argininosuccinate synthase, translating into MSDSVKRVVLAFSGGLDTSVILKWLQQEYQCEVVTFTADLGQGEELGPARRVAETLGVKPEHIFIDDLREEFVKDFVFPMMRANALYEGLYLLGTSIARPLISKRQIEIAKLTGADAVAHGATGKGNDQIRFELGYYGLDPDVKVIAPWREWDLTSRTRLIEFAEKHQIPIPKDKRGESPFSCDANMLHTSSEGKVLEDPWEEVPDYVYSRTNNPEDAPDTPEYITVDFERGDGVAINGEAMSPATLLEKLNDYGREHGIGRLDLVENRYIGMKSRGMYETPGGTIYHAAHRGIEQLTLDRGAAHLKDELAPRYAELVYNGFWFSPEREMLQAAIDHSQARVNGTVRLKLYKGSVSVVGRKSPDSLYSEKVVTFEDDAGAYDQKDAEGFIKLNALRLKLLGKRNG
- a CDS encoding cytochrome b/b6 domain-containing protein gives rise to the protein MPKEALIPDQPRHRLTTRLWHWINALCLLVLLMSGLTIFNAHPRLYWGEYGANDDYAWMAVGSSDRIGYLRLGEMRIETTGFLGNWKDSEGRTRKWAFPGWATIPSSYSLADGRRWHFFFAWIFSLGLTLFMLRSLWNRHIQKDLHLRRAEWRPSHIWRSLRDHTRISTIRQSSTQDYNVIQKLSYIGVIFILLPLMIVTGLAMSPAMDANWPFLTDLFGGRQSARSVHFLTAFLLMLFFLIHMVMVLLSGPIRQTTAMLTGGRDKGAGQ
- a CDS encoding DUF1801 domain-containing protein gives rise to the protein MTTKELKTKPTEADVTAFIESAEPERRKAEAYQLIDLFRKITSEEPRMWGPSIIGFGSYYYKYESGREGTMCRAGFSPRKSKLSLYLMGAYCTPEAQAEQQRLFGLLGKHSVGKSCLYINRLEQVDQSVLEQLIRNNWDLMNQRYPE